The genomic window TAAAACCTCTATTGATACAACTTCACATAATTGATGATTATCAGAAGTTTAATCCACATTAAAAAGCATGGCAAGTTCATGAACTTGCCATGCTTTTTATTTACAATTAGTTACCAAATAAACGACTCCAAAATCCCTTTTTAGGTGGTTCTACCTCCCTATTATCATCGGGTTCATTCTTCGTTTCTTCAATGAACCTATTCTCTTTTGTTAATTCACCTTCATTTGTACTGTCGTTCTTTTTCTCTTCGGCTATATCCTTGTAATTTACTTCTGTTGGTTGACGCTTTGTTTGTTGTTGGTTGATATTTTGTGATTCTTCAGTAAAAGTTGCTTCTTGCGGATTAATATTTTGACTATTATTCGTCGCTGTATCAAAAGAATAATTAAGCTGTCTTTCTTCTTCTAATTGGCTTTCTAGTTTTTGAATTTTTTTATTGCTTTCTAAAGCTAATATTTGTTGATTCTCCAACAATTTATTTAATGTATTAACATTGCTATTTTGTTGATCTAATTGCTTAGTTAAATTCTCAATATATTTTTCATCATTTTTAGCTCTAGTTTCAAAGATTTCTATTTGCTTTTCTAATTCGTTTACTTTTGTTTTTAATGTCTCAGAACTATTTGAATTATTATATATATTCTTTTCTGCTTTT from Staphylococcus sp. NRL 16/872 includes these protein-coding regions:
- a CDS encoding DUF536 domain-containing protein, encoding MRTIKMVADELGVTKQTIVNNAKSLNITFEKENGINYIDDNNYLKIIEKITKKESTIQNKESVKKELFGENTAKAEKNIYNNSNSSETLKTKVNELEKQIEIFETRAKNDEKYIENLTKQLDQQNSNVNTLNKLLENQQILALESNKKIQKLESQLEEERQLNYSFDTATNNSQNINPQEATFTEESQNINQQQTKRQPTEVNYKDIAEEKKNDSTNEGELTKENRFIEETKNEPDDNREVEPPKKGFWSRLFGN